TGTGGAAACGACTCCACTGAGCCATTACAGCTGACGTAGTTTGAACCAGCCACGTGGCCGACAGGCTCATTCTTTGTATGCTTGCAAGcaggattttaaaaaagacaacaaaagcaTCATTAACTGTCTTTTGAACTTCTGCGTCCATTCTCGTAATCAGAGTCCCGTCGGTGTCTGTGCCTGTCCTTCTGCCGGTGATCGTCGCTGTGGTGCCTCTCTTTTCGCTTGTCGCCATAGCGATCCTCCGAGTGGCCGCGGTGGCGGCTCCGTTCTCTCTCGTGGCTGCGTTCGCCCTTCTCCCGTTCGCGCTCGTGGTGTCGGCTCCTCTTCCCGTGATGAGTATCCCTGTGTGGGCCGGGCCTCCCGTGGTGGTCTCTGTCCTCCGTGGACCGTGGCCTCTCCCACGGGTCGCTGTACCGCTCCTCCAGGCGCTTGTCCCTGGCCGGGTGGGCGTAGCTCTCGCCGCTCCCCTGCGAGGAGCCATCCTGAGCGCGCGGCACGCTGTGGTTCTGATCCTGGGCCGGCGGGCCGCCTGGGCCTGCGTCGCCACCGGGTCCCTGGGCCTGTTGCTGCTGCGGTGGGATCGGTGAAGCCCTGTTGTATGCTGGGAAAGCTGGCATCATTGCTGCGTCGCGTTGGGCCTCCGGTGCTTGTGGTTCTGGAACCGGAAGGGGGGTTACTGTAGCCGCGGCCTGGGACGCGCCAGGgtcctcctttttcagcttgTCTTCCTCGGGTTTGTTCCTGGCCTGAGCCACCTGTAAATACCCTTGGTGGAAAAGTGTAACGGAATTTCTAGTGATGCTCGACACCGGCGCAGGTTTGGGACTTGGAACCAGGGGGCCGGCTTTATCCTTTTGTACCACAGTCGCTTTATCTACAGTCACGCTGGAATACGCCGAAGACTTTTTCAATATTCCACTCAAAGGAGGTTTGGAGCTGTTAGTTTGAGCTGGAGCCGCCTGGGGTTTGGGTTGCTGCAGAGCATTCCCTTCAGACGCCGCCTTTTCACTGTCAGACAAAGGAGCGGAATTGCCTTTGTCTGCAGAGGCGGCGCTGCTAGTTTCAGTCCCTGTTTGAGGTGCTGACAAGCTCGCCAGGAACGCTTCGGTCGTTACATCTGGAGGCTTATCTTTCAGGGAGACTGGTGCACTGTGGGTCACCGCCGCCGCTTCCTTTCCCGGGGAGTTGTTGGCAGCAGATGCATCGGTCGGACAGGATGCTTCCGGTTCAGCTTTAACAGATTTAGCCTCTTTCTTCTTGATGACAAAGCGCTCTCGAGGTGCTGTTGGACTTTTGGAGTTCTCAGTTGATGCCTCCGTTTTCGGAGCTTGGTGGGTCTTCGAGGTTTCGTCCCCTGTTGTTGGATGTTTCAGTCCAACATCTGGCAGAGGCGGCAATTCCCCGCCCCAGCCCAGTAACACACCTGGAAGGAAACGCAGTGGTTTTTGGGATTCCTGGCTGTTGGTCTCCTCCGGTGTAGATGATTCCTCCAGAGACTCTGAAATTGGCTCACCAACCTCTTCGGTAGCGTTTAGTGGtttatctttctcttttttgtgtgCAATAGTCAAAGAAGAGAGGaattttttctcctcctcctcttttgctCGGGTTTCTTTTGTGGAAATGGTGATGGGCTTGATTTCAGGAACAATCCTGGCAGTTTCATTCATGTCCACGGGAAGAAAATCCCTTTTGGATCTCTGGCGAATTATGAGTCCAAGAAGAAGATTGGCCCGGTTGTTTTCTAAACCTGTAGAAAGGAAAAGTGCAAGTTTACAAGATGGCACATGTAAGGTCATTTATAGAGAAAAGGCAATTTAGCTTCCTGGTTACCTGGCCCGTCAAAGGGAACCAGCTGATGTGGAACTTTTTCCGTGGCACCCAAAGGAATGAGATACATGTCCTTCACTTGTTTCCGGTTATTGGACACGACCCCGAACCGCCTGCGACTGCTGAAGTAGGCGTACAGCAGAGTATAGGATATCTCATCTTCCTCCGTCTCAGGGCTGAAGCGAATTAGGGACACCTCCTTCAGTGAAAGAAAAGGCATGGGTCAGTCAGACAAGCAGTCCATAACTCTTCAATGGAGCAGACTTATGATGCATCAAATGAAACCAGCATGTTAATTGTTTGACTTTTTATGTGATTATATTTTAATCCTTTTAAGAAGCAACGCTGCCAATACTGACTTTTGTTCCAGTTGCTCGGATCTTCTCCAAGTAGTCCCACACGGTCTGTGGACTTATCCTTCCGCCAATTTGAAAACTGTCTGGAAGGTcctgttgacaaaaaaaaaataaacctcaaTGACAGCACTTCAGTTTCAAATCTGCAGCCACTATTCAAGCTCAACAGATGTTTTGTCCACCTCAGTCAAGTTGTCCAGAGTGCCTGACACCGGGAACGCTTTAGTCATGAACTTTGCCACAGCGTGCATGTGAATCAGTCCTTGCCACAGGGAGTCCAGGTTGGAAAGGAAAGCGGCCTCTTCGTCTCTTCCAGCTTTATGGTCCGACCTGTGACCATACGACAAGAACGGATGGAGCGAACGTACGATAAAAGGAGTTTGTGCCCACCAGAACCACACAGCGTCACGTACAACCACTCACCTTCCGTCGTAGCCGGACTGAGCATGTCGGAAGCTCTCCTCTAAAACCGTGAGGTGCAGATCGTCGTCAACTGCAGGCACTGCTGTGCTCTTCGTCTCTTCTGCTTGGGTTGATTGCCTCCTAACTACTGTGGTGGCAACTTTGACCACTTTGGTTGGTGCCTCCTCCACGGGCGGCGCCATACGACCTGATTAAAGGAACCGTAGCATGACGAGTTGGTCCCTGAGGGTAGTGACATAGATACAGGGATTTTTCTTCTGGTTTACCTGTGCAGATTTTGCAGTTGAGGTCAAACAGGTGAGACTTGTGTTGGCTGGTGGTGTCTTTCCCGGCGTCTCTCACACTCGAAACTCTCTTCTTGGTGGTATTCGGAGGTTCCACCGAGTCTTCTGTGACTTTAAGAGGAAGCTCAAGCTGCCaagggaaagaaatgaaagaatatTAGGCACACAGGTCACCCTCTTTTACTAGTAAATATACCACAATGCAGAGTCCTATTTGTCTCACCTCTGCAGGCTCAGATGCCTTCAATGGTTCTTGGCTCTCAATTTCAATTTCACCTTTGTGTGTGATCTTAGTAATtggcctcctctctgcctctctttgcTCTTTTTCAATCATCTCAATAGTCTGAAATGAGTAATTTATTGCTTTTTAGAGGGCAACCAAATACAAACCGAAGTCTCAAACAATGTGAATAACGTCTAGTAAGAAAAGCGACTAAAGCATCACTTACATGTCTGTTCTCCCTCTGTCGCCAAGCAGCCAATTCCTTGGAGGCCAGTTCCTCGGGGCTCATTCGAATCAGGTTACCAGGAGAAATCTCTCCTTTAAGAACCCTCTTGAAGAGGACCTAAATGGAACAGCCAAATGTCATTGTACATACTATACTAACAAAAAATGCACCGGTAAGAACATACTTACATTATTTTTAGTGTCTTTGAGGTTGAACATCAAGCTTCTGTACTTGTTCTTGTATTTGTTGTCAGTGTCTTTGTACAAGTAAAACAGctctttctctgtcttcttGGCCACGTCCGAGGCCCTCTCCACCGACACGTTCAAATGGGAATCCTTCAACCTGaaatgaagaaagcaccaaatgtTTGTTGAAGAATTTCCACAATTTCTTTAATTACTTTCACACATAAAGTATACCAACCTCTGTATGAGTATTTCTTTCAGAGAATCACGCACACTTCGCCTAATTGCCTCCGCAGACACCGGCTTCTTCGAAGCGGAGGATGAAGTCTTGGTTTTTGTCTCCAGTTTCAGATGAACACCTAAAAGGATAGAAATGACAAAATCTGCTGATCAAGAATCTGTGACAActaaatattaaacatattttacaaCAATAGCCTGAGAGCACCATGAAGCTGGTTGGAATAAAACCTCATGTATGAAAGATGAAGGACTATTGTCATGTATTGTGCCGCTCTTTAATCAATCTGGTTTAGCTTTTTGTAATGACATTGAACCATGAACTCTGCCTGATAAATGTAGTACGAAGCTAGTAAAACAAACACtggaaatatgttgtttttatccAGCGTCACAAAATCTGTCAACCTCAGTAAGCCTTGCAGCATGTGATCAATCGCAAACATGAACAAGTCTACTGTCAGCATATTCTACAAGCAAAGACCAAAGTATAATGTGAGACAAATCTGAAAACACATAACACAGGTTTAAAAGCAACAGCTGTCAAAGAAGCCTGCATAAATTAAAATTTCATTATGTGTTTGGGGT
This portion of the Gasterosteus aculeatus chromosome 6, fGasAcu3.hap1.1, whole genome shotgun sequence genome encodes:
- the phf3 gene encoding uncharacterized protein phf3 — encoded protein: MDIVDVNHLLPSDQLDDTLIAGQNLECDASNEFGTGARLEDSLKNMLSDKDPMFGCASSQFNLLDNEESTFQIAGSTGPADGAASTGSSSELKVGEITKAGQKKGPCSLEYECSSGPQPANTSTKTMLRVRVGRKPANRLQKSFLIEKGVKGSQLKKELTLGGRVDVNDLDGGSWLNPSVVLRRLTVTIAGFRIELLPGPSYTHNVEASQSEGLDIGFSYAVLPGKDANVQKPTPENVAEMDVVEKGSADDGALGLGPYVNPNDVQTSNGTSGGSGYTQETNRDNQSVSAKQKSDSEGKQDIKDPQSIESNTVGNKTDKEKEQVVAQTLLKPKPGLISNKNKDLVSGKPDNMMKGHKVSQNMPSKIQRGDLHKLKSPKDKKDISLLKRPAETSPSEHAAKMQKTQETGESKAKPKWQSTPSAVVKKSPSSGNRIDQQGPAKHTHSPNTSKVETANLTHGRPGPSVKVAEEGQEKPKLKKPEKILQRQKSKTGRSVSVDEPQLFIPDNAPVVKKETVEEQPANSETVWDGNNCCGLCKKHHNNMFMVGCGRCEDWFHGDCVGLDLTKVREMEEEDQMYVCLKCCEEESKKVESERPAAAKPEAQAKMEVQDLKLPTKPQPGPSQKLPSGGVRPDPDRKQSTDVREAANKTGVHLKLETKTKTSSSASKKPVSAEAIRRSVRDSLKEILIQRLKDSHLNVSVERASDVAKKTEKELFYLYKDTDNKYKNKYRSLMFNLKDTKNNVLFKRVLKGEISPGNLIRMSPEELASKELAAWRQRENRHTIEMIEKEQREAERRPITKITHKGEIEIESQEPLKASEPAELELPLKVTEDSVEPPNTTKKRVSSVRDAGKDTTSQHKSHLFDLNCKICTGRMAPPVEEAPTKVVKVATTVVRRQSTQAEETKSTAVPAVDDDLHLTVLEESFRHAQSGYDGRSDHKAGRDEEAAFLSNLDSLWQGLIHMHAVAKFMTKAFPVSGTLDNLTEDLPDSFQIGGRISPQTVWDYLEKIRATGTKEVSLIRFSPETEEDEISYTLLYAYFSSRRRFGVVSNNRKQVKDMYLIPLGATEKVPHQLVPFDGPGLENNRANLLLGLIIRQRSKRDFLPVDMNETARIVPEIKPITISTKETRAKEEEEKKFLSSLTIAHKKEKDKPLNATEEVGEPISESLEESSTPEETNSQESQKPLRFLPGVLLGWGGELPPLPDVGLKHPTTGDETSKTHQAPKTEASTENSKSPTAPRERFVIKKKEAKSVKAEPEASCPTDASAANNSPGKEAAAVTHSAPVSLKDKPPDVTTEAFLASLSAPQTGTETSSAASADKGNSAPLSDSEKAASEGNALQQPKPQAAPAQTNSSKPPLSGILKKSSAYSSVTVDKATVVQKDKAGPLVPSPKPAPVSSITRNSVTLFHQGYLQVAQARNKPEEDKLKKEDPGASQAAATVTPLPVPEPQAPEAQRDAAMMPAFPAYNRASPIPPQQQQAQGPGGDAGPGGPPAQDQNHSVPRAQDGSSQGSGESYAHPARDKRLEERYSDPWERPRSTEDRDHHGRPGPHRDTHHGKRSRHHEREREKGERSHERERSRHRGHSEDRYGDKRKERHHSDDHRQKDRHRHRRDSDYENGRRSSKDS